The Xenopus tropicalis strain Nigerian chromosome 2, UCB_Xtro_10.0, whole genome shotgun sequence genome window below encodes:
- the oprd1 gene encoding delta-type opioid receptor → MDLELELSTSRLYSDFLFYNATQNFSSSILPNTSQSAPGPSISRNHASIIMAVAITALYSVVCVVGLLGNVLVMYGIVRYTKMKTATNIYIFNLALADALATSTLPFQSAKYLMETWPFGEALCKVVLSIDYYNMFTSIFTLTMMSVDRYIAVCHPVRALDFRTPSKAKAINVCIWILSSVIGVPIMVMAVTKTTKAGTITCTLQFPRPDWYWDTVTKICVFIFAFVVPVLVITMCYGLMILRLRSVRLLSGSREKDRNLRRITRMVLVVVAAFIICWTPIHIFVIVWTMVDIDKRNPYVVASWHFCIALGYTNSSLNPVLYAFLDENFKRCFREFCLPFRSHSEQSSFSRARNTTRDQVSTCAQSHAPDKPV, encoded by the exons ATGGATCTGGAACTAGAACTGTCAACATCTAGGCTGTACTCAGACTTTCTCTTCTACAATGCTACACAAAATTTCTCTTCATCAATCCTGCCCAATACCAGCCAAAGTGCACCAGGACCAAGCATCTCCAGGAATCATGCCTCCATTATAATGGCAGTGGCAATAACTGCTCTTTATTCTGTGGTTTGCGTAGTGGGACTTCTCGGCAATGTCCTGGTCATGTATGGGATTGTGAG ATACACCAAGATGAAGACAGCCACCAACATCTACATCTTCAACCTTGCTTTGGCTGATGCTCTTGCCACTAGCACCCTCCCCTTCCAGAGTGCTAAGTATCTCATGGAAACTTGGCCCTTTGGGGAAGCCCTCTGCAAAGTGGTCCTATCAATAGACTACTACAACATGTTTACCAGCATTTTCACATTGACCATGATGAGTGTGGATCGTTATATTGCTGTATGTCACCCTGTACGCGCACTGGATTTTCGAACTCCATCCAAAGCTAAAGCTATAAATGTCTGCATCTGGATCTTGTCATCAGTCATTGGGGTCCCAATAATGGTTATGGCAGTGACCAAGACTACCAAAG CTGGAACAATCACCTGTACCCTCCAGTTTCCACGACCTGATTGGTACTGGGACACTGTTACTAAAATTTGTGTCTTCATTTTTGCCTTTGTGGTACCAGTCTTGGTAATTACCATGTGCTATGGGCTGATGATCCTGCGCCTGCGCAGTGTGCGCCTTTTATCTGGCTCAAGGGAAAAAGACCGCAATTTACGTCGAATAACCCGTATGGTTCTTGTGGTTGTGGCTGCATTCATAATCTGCTGGACACCCATCCATATTTTTGTAATTGTGTGGACAATGGTAGACATCGACaagaggaatccctatgttgtAGCTAGCTGGCATTTCTGCATTGCACTTGGTTATACAAATAGTAGTCTTAACCCTGTCCTTTATGCCTTCTTGGATGAGAATTTTAAGAGATGTTTTCGAGAGTTCTGCCTTCCATTCCGTTCACATTCTGAACAAAGCAGCTTTAGCAGAGCCCGTAATACTACCCGGGATCAAGTGTCCACCTGTGCCCAATCTCATGCCCCAGACAAGCCGGTATGA